One Triticum dicoccoides isolate Atlit2015 ecotype Zavitan chromosome 4B, WEW_v2.0, whole genome shotgun sequence genomic window carries:
- the LOC119293539 gene encoding uncharacterized protein DDB_G0290685-like: MVHEMCSEISHSVGKLVYNIGRIDDIEAGTSTTEPSKMGTSKQHLKKRSKQLGSDSESLLSEEGSDILPCEEDSYKSDNDDNDKDGDESDEVDDDGEKSDNGSDGDSDNDDGDELRREDAGRNPNKLEEQGEREEARSAEMEQEDQATRDGSASKDGETRPGDTVASTVVGKGQQTVEQEGDDEEEDSDEKEEDEVSTEDDMDDEEEYDDDVGTGGDKEEYKEGDGNGDGKDDEDSNGGNSSGHSDGGGNIRNEDGAANYLDSDDDDQCTLQFLLQKKESKHKELDDFGSVNIKGIVMME, translated from the coding sequence ATGGTGCACGAAATGTGTTCCGAAATATCACACTCAGTTGGAAAGCTTGTGTACAACATTGGCAGGATAGATGATATTGAAGCTGGGACAAGCACGACAGAACCTAGTAAGATGGGAACAAGCAAGCAACATTTAAAGAAAAGAAGTAAACAATTGGGCAGTGACAGCGAAAGCTTATTAAGTGAAGAAGGCAGTGACATCTTACCTTGTGAAGAAGATTCATACAAGTCGGACAACGATGATAATGACAAAGATGGAGATGAATCtgatgaagtagatgatgatgGAGAAAAAAGCGACAACGGTAGTGATGGGGACTCAGACAATGATGATGGTGATGAACTGAGGAGGGAAGATGCAGGGCGTAACCCTAACAAGCTAGAAGAACAAGGTGAGAGGGAGGAAGCACGTAGTGCTGAAATGGAACAAGAGGATCAAGCAACCCGTGACGGTAGTGCTAGCAAGGATGGGGAAACACGACCAGGTGACACAGTGGCAAGTACAGTAGTGGGCAAGGGACAACAAACAGTCGAGCAAGAGGGAGATGATGAAGAGGAGGATAGCGATGAAAAGGAAGAAGATGAAGTTAGTACAGAAGAtgacatggatgatgaagaagaatATGATGATGATGTGGGAACAGGTGGTGACAAGGAAGAATACAAGGAGGGGGATGGGAATGGGGATGGCAAGGATGATGAGGATAGCAATGGAGGAAATAGCAGTGGCCACAGTGATGGTGGTGGGAACATCAGGAATGAGGATGGAGCTGCTAATTACTTGGACAGTGACGACGATGATCAATGCACACTACAATTTTTGCTTCAAAAGAAGGAAAGCAAACATAAGGAGCTTGATGACTTTGGCTCGGTTAACATCAAAGGCATAGTGATGATGGAGTAG
- the LOC119292622 gene encoding uncharacterized protein LOC119292622 — MKVVMPLRFSTMLQQMSLDDQELTSRFKKSNRLDCKDMIMFPVIENIDKTKPITGNHYWVFNLNIRDRKFEVLDSWRTLTNKTLDGCARSIVASIKSLWDKHYPKSHISMDDFKLVNIDVAKQNNE, encoded by the exons ATGAAGGTGGTGATGCCCTTGAGATTTTCG ACAATGTTGCAGCAGATGTCATTAGACGACCAAGAGCTTACTTCAAGATTCAAGAAATCCAACCGGCTGGATTGTAAAGATATG ATCATGTTCCCTGTCATAGAGAACATTGACAAAACCAAGCCAATCACAGGAAACCATTAttgggttttcaacttgaatatacgAGATCGAAAGTTTGAGGTGCTTGATTCGTGGAGGACACTTACTAACAAGACCCTGGACGGTTGCGCAAGGTCTATTGTCGCAAGTATCAAATCTCTCTGGGATAAACACTACCCTAAGTCTCACATATCCATGGACGACTTTAAACTTGTCAACATTGATGTCGCAAAGCAAAACAATGAGTAA